The Saccharomycodes ludwigii strain NBRC 1722 chromosome II, whole genome shotgun sequence genome window below encodes:
- the CDH1 gene encoding Cdh1p (similar to Saccharomyces cerevisiae YGL003C | CDH1 | CDC20 Homolog), translated as MSNPFLRNPFINNTPKSSPNKPDVIINSRYNSSSNDNDNANKDVLNTPRANINRRIINDSGNIASASNNSPFSSPTKSLSSPRKRLNMSNFGTDNDDDDHYGTKALGHNSNILSSPVKKSRSFTVDYSSGNVTYFTDRFLPKRTEIDLNSAISIGSQRGLANRKLDADSDNQIEYQKEKHANHMFDVILKNELFGDKLDKSAGSSAGSTIDMISLARKRNTILNTTNLNSTPTHGVMGNSMDNTEDLTGINNGGGNRDDDNDNDNDNADDDDDYDYDYDLLLANRLLNSQTSNRKKPTSSHTQGANLLTYTDSTAKRKDRRKLLSDSFFDTSDTPVRPDSKRLLLTPNSKYRDIPKVPYRVLDAPGLADDFYYDLIDWSCTDLLAVVLGSSVFLTDNNTNEIFQLCTNDEAQYTSVSWVDAGSHLAVGLSNGLVEIYDVVKRRCIRTLSGHVDRVSCLTWNNHILTTGSKDANIFHRDVRMANPFFETIKTHSQEVCGLRWNPAENKLASGGNDNVVCVYDGTCKTPFMRITEHMAAVKAMAWSPHQRGVLATGGGTADKRLKIWNVNSSTKLKDFDTGSQICNMIWSKNTDEILTTHGYSNFQLTLWDYPTMNPIVTLKGHSFRVLHLTLSADGTTVVSGAGDETLRYWKLFEKVKKPTMETGLLSSFNKLR; from the coding sequence ATGTCTAATCCGTTTTTAAGAAATCCcttcattaataatactcCTAAGTCATCGCCAAATAAACCTGATGTTATCATCAATAGCAGATATAATAGTAGCAgcaatgataatgataacgCGAACAAGGATGTTTTAAATACACCAAGGGCCAATATAAATAgaagaattattaatgatagTGGTAATATTGCCAGCGCTAGTAATAATTCTCCCTTTTCTTCCCCAACAAAATCTCTGAGCAGCCCACGAAAAAGATTAAACATGAGTAATTTTGGTACCGacaatgatgatgacgacCATTATGGAACCAAAGCTTTAGGTCACAATTCCAACATATTGTCCTCGCCAGTTAAAAAAAGCAGGTCATTTACTGTAGATTACTCTTCCGGAAATGTGACTTATTTCACAGACAGATTTCTACCTAAAAGAACGGAAATTGATTTAAATTCTGCAATATCAATTGGAAGCCAAAGGGGCTTGGCAAATAGGAAGTTAGACGCAGATTCAGACAATCAAATTGaatatcaaaaagaaaaacacgCAAATCATATGTTTGATGTGATCTTAAAAAATGAGTTATTTGGCGATAAGTTAGACAAAAGTGCTGGCAGTTCCGCAGGTTCCACTATAGACATGATTAGCCTTGCTAGAAAAAGGAACACAATACTAAATACCACCAATTTAAACAGTACACCAACACATGGTGTAATGGGAAACAGCATGGACAATACTGAGGATTTAACTGGCATTAATAATGGTGGTGGTAATCgggatgatgataatgataatgataatgataatgctgatgatgatgatgattatgattatgattatgattTGTTGTTAGCAAATAGATTGTTGAATTCCCAAACCAGTAATAGGAAAAAACCAACATCAAGTCATACACAGGGGGCAAACCTATTAACATATACGGACTCCACAGCCAAGAGAAAAGATAGAAGAAAGTTGCTAAGTGACTCCTTTTTTGACACAAGTGACACCCCTGTTAGGCCGGACTCTAAGAGGTTGTTATTAACGCCCAATAGCAAATACAGAGATATACCCAAAGTTCCATATCGTGTTTTGGATGCGCCCGGATTAGCAgatgatttttattacgATTTGATAGACTGGAGTTGTACTGATCTTTTGGCAGTGGTTTTGGGTTCCTCCGTGTTTTTAACTGACAATAACACAAACGAAATTTTCCAACTTTGCACCAACGACGAAGCTCAATACACAAGTGTGAGTTGGGTGGATGCAGGTTCTCATTTAGCCGTTGGATTATCTAATGGTTTAGTAGAAATATACGATGTGGTTAAAAGAAGATGTATACGAACACTTTCAGGGCATGTTGACAGAGTTTCTTGTTTGACTTGGAATAACCATATTCTAACAACGGGAAGCAAAGATGCTAATATTTTCCATAGAGACGTTAGGATGGCCAATCCATTTTTtgaaacaataaaaacacaTAGTCAAGAAGTTTGTGGGCTTCGTTGGAATCCTGCAGAAAATAAGCTAGCTTCAGGGGGTAATGACAATGTTGTTTGTGTTTATGATGGAACGTGCAAAACCCCATTTATGAGAATAACTGAACACATGGCTGCAGTGAAGGCTATGGCCTGGTCTCCACACCAGCGAGGTGTTTTGGCAACTGGTGGTGGTACTGCCGATAAAAGGTTGAAAATTTGGAATGTCAACAGCTCCACCAAGTTAAAAGACTTTGACACTGGGTCTCAGATTTGTAACATGATATGGTCCAAAAATACGGATGAGATTTTGACTACACATGGGTATTCCAATTTTCAACTAACTCTATGGGACTATCCAACAATGAATCCAATCGTTACCTTGAAGGGGCATAGCTTTAGAGTGTTGCATTTAACTTTATCTGCTGATGGTACCACTGTGGTTTCAGGTGCTGGGGACGAAACTTTGAGATATTGGAAATTGTTTGAAAAGGTGAAAAAGCCAACTATGGAAACAGGTCTACTGAGTTCGTTTAATAAGTTAAGATAG
- a CDS encoding uncharacterized protein (similar to Saccharomyces cerevisiae YHR056C | RSC30 | Remodel the Structure of Chromatin (paralog of YDR303C | RSC3 YHR054C | putative protein of unknown function)) has translation MVIGKKGIKRKRKITSCVYCYQHKVKCDRQTPKCSNCVKYNLDQCLYGLERPESNNSKKIDKTFTLTNSKNHKVSKNPRANITLTNYEPTVFKSKTLAPFFTESVKQELLLTNSVTTDSNTNGSQLLNFVNNWDRLDISKIIDLIPKSENELTGSTNTFFNNIHPIIPILDQNIITRLVKNSCASMSANNSKIDISDLILIFTILFTTSYTNRITNTTKKSTEDLFNQYYNAYRSLLDISGSLEYGTPRLGILQSMVIISFVMDPNMRHCCDKSAFFIRQAQQLGINKSPGRLQTMLWHFILYMEGSSSVVNGMPFLSPNYFYDEVELPSLDILDKKHYYMAFTVGRFIINEKFRLIMDINDSNTISMDDIVNLYGEINKLCDSICKNNSIYGRYFSSTLYIFLYRVHLRYMKLLILSDKENSNDTFISRDEQHKEGSLNSDTTDFSKEKKITKRFSEIGLKSILGDNAHTNTGIVEISILLLFHTCIRLQKTQKSAASSSNNSNVLSNFLWYTLGSTPMQYLFVVIKDLYNNNRAKKGKNSFEYAFLNLGPHVLQSIPTEVLNIVSSNVACAAYYPYLLVDVVIMLLETHLLHLWTEDYVNKFILVKYLKGKVWEANSEHIQEYLDGNYTVPDFFKPFVSVKELQQEKRNTRDSNERPLPLSSEYRLNGKQEDLFVANNVDNNTNNKVSDIIDQLIYEEDFFNWTLDL, from the coding sequence ATGGTAATAGGGAAAAAGGgcattaaaagaaaacgGAAAATAACTAGTTGCGTTTACTGTTATCAACATAAAGTTAAGTGTGATCGTCAAACTCCCAAATGTTCCAATTGTGTAAAATATAATCTTGACCAATGCCTTTACGGACTTGAACGACCTGAATCGAAtaatagcaaaaaaatagataaaacTTTTACCCTTACTAATTCAAAGAATCACAAAGTCAGTAAAAATCCACGAGCGAATATTACTCTAACTAATTATGAACCAACAGTTTTCAAATCTAAAACATTGGCCCCATTTTTCACCGAATCTGTTAAGCAAGAATTATTGCTAACCAATAGTGTTACTACCGATAGTAATACCAATGGGTCTCAACTGTtaaattttgttaataattgGGATCGACTTGATATTAGCAAGATAATAGATTTAATACCCAAGTCAGAAAATGAATTAACTGGTTCAACTAACAcatttttcaacaatatCCATCCGATTATCCCCATTTTGGACCAAAATATCATAACAAGACTAGTTAAAAACAGCTGTGCCAGCATGTCTGccaataattcaaaaatagATATTTCTGACTTGATACTAATTTTTACTATACTATTTACCACTTCTTACACAAATAGAATAACCAATACCACTAAAAAATCCACAGAGGATCTCTTTAATCAATACTACAATGCATACCGATCATTATTGGATATCAGTGGTTCCTTGGAATATGGAACACCACGGTTAGGTATATTGCAATCCATGGTTATCATCTCATTTGTCATGGATCCCAATATGAGACACTGTTGCGATAAATCCGCCTTTTTCATTAGGCAGGCGCAACAGTTgggaataaataaatcgcCGGGAAGATTGCAAACCATGCTTTGGCATTTTATACTTTATATGGAAGGGTCTTCCTCGGTAGTTAATGGTATGCCATTCTTAAGCCCGAATTATTTTTACGACGAAGTTGAGTTGCCCTCTTTAGATattttggataaaaaacattattacATGGCTTTTACTGTTGGAAGATTTataattaatgaaaaattcaGGCTTATTATGGATATTAATGATAGCAACACAATATCAATGGACGATATTGTAAATCTGTATGGCGAAATAAACAAACTATGCGACTCCATTTGTAAGAACAATTCAATTTATGGAAGATATTTTTCAAGCAccctttatatttttttgtataggGTACACTTAAGATATATGAAACTGCTAATTCTATCAGATAAGGAAAATTCAAATGATACGTTTATTTCTAGGGATGAACAACACAAAGAAGGGTCTCTTAACAGTGATACAACCGATTTTagtaaggaaaaaaaaataaccaaaagATTCTCTGAGATCGGGCTAAAAAGTATTTTAGGTGACAATGCCCACACCAATACAGGCATTGTAGAAATTTCGATTTTATTACTCTTCCATACTTGTATTAGATTACAAAAAACGCAGAAAAGCGCTGCCAGTAGTTCCAATAACAGCAATGTGCtcagtaattttttatggTACACTTTAGGTTCGACTCCTATGcagtatttatttgttgttatcAAAGACTtatataacaacaataggGCGAAAAAAGGCAAGAATAGCTTCGAGTATGcttttctaaatttagGTCCTCATGTGCTACAATCTATTCCAACTGAGGTATTAAACATAGTTTCATCGAACGTGGCCTGTGCAGCTTATTATCCATATTTGTTAGTGGATGTGGTTATCATGTTATTAGAAACCCACCTGCTGCATTTATGGACCGAGGATTatgtaaataaatttatattagtTAAATATCTCAAGGGTAAAGTTTGGGAAGCTAATTCAGAACACATACAAGAATATTTAGACGGAAATTATACAGTGCccgatttttttaaaccattTGTTTCTGTTAAGGAGCTGCAAcaggaaaaaaggaatacCAGAGACAGCAATGAAAGGCCATTGCCATTATCATCAGAATATCGTCTCAATGGCAAGCAAGAGGACCTTTTTGTTGCAAATAATGTCGACAACAATACTAACAACAAAGTGTCTGATATTATAGACCAGCTTATCTATGAAGAggacttttttaattggaCTTTGGACCTTTAG
- the SWD1 gene encoding COMPASS subunit protein SWD1 (similar to Saccharomyces cerevisiae YAR003W | SWD1 | Set1c WD40 repeat protein), with the protein MALNLLLQDPFSVLKEYPETLTNVLESPFYSVCLKFSPCGDYLATGCGNGAIIIYDMDTYKPIKMLGNNNLGCNLTGHVSPIQSIEWSNCGRYLLTSSRDCTIKLWDLACNSGTKCNCCEYRFDSFPWKTSFIPNCVDKCFVCVFEEHLPFILDFGVNNNNNKPEIYPIIDTEDFLNKENEQLLLIDDIELKKYGFTLSLCTCELQQQGSASSNILITGTSKGYITVFQQITNDSSQKLHYKITKIDKLANSTIKNIIVSQSMSKMCINSSDRTIRQYEILISSDSATPVFEIIELQHKYQDVINKLQWNHIALGPNTGEYLVASPHGSTARDLYLWETTTGSLVRVLEGAADEELLCIDWNYYNMCIASNSLESGNIYIWSIIVPPKWSALAPDFEEIDENVVYIEKEDEFDDIVDVDEEKRQQWNKEQDIDLITRERYDVRGNDLGVEKFVIPVDYTDIIMMLHPSNRGD; encoded by the coding sequence ATGGCTTTAAATTTACTTTTACAAGATCCTTTTTCTGTATTGAAAGAATACCCAGAGACTCTAACTAATGTGCTGGAAAGTCCGTTTTATTCTGTTTGCTTAAAATTTAGTCCATGTGGTGATTATTTGGCTACTGGATGTGGAAATGGGGCAATCATTATTTATGATATGGATACTTATAAGCCCATTAAGATGTTAGGTAACAATAACCTGGGATGTAATTTAACTGGTCATGTGTCACCCATTCAGTCTATAGAATGGTCCAATTGTGGAAGATATCTTCTGACATCATCAAGAGACTGTACCATAAAATTATGGGACCTAGCTTGTAATAGTGGCACTAAATGCAACTGCTGTGAATATAGATTTGATTCTTTCCCATGGAAAACATCGTTTATACCCAATTGCGTAGACAAATGTTTTGTTTGTGTATTTGAAGAACATTTGCCCTTTATACTAGATTTTGGcgtaaataataataacaataaaccGGAAATTTACCCAATAATTGATACTGAAGATTTTcttaataaagaaaatgagCAATTGCTTCTTATTGACGATATAgagttgaaaaaatatggaTTTACTTTAAGTTTGTGTACTTGCGAACTACAGCAACAAGGCTCCGCATCTTCTAATATTCTAATAACAGGTACTTCAAAAGGATATATCACGGTTTTCCAGCAAATAACAAATGACTCGTCACAAAAACTGCATTACaaaataaccaaaataGATAAACTAGCAAATTCaaccattaaaaatataatagtCTCTCAGTCAATGAGCAAGATGTGCATCAACTCGTCTGATAGAACAATAAGACAGTATGAAATACTAATATCTTCTGATAGTGCCACTCCTGTCTTTGAGATAATAGAATTGCAGCACAAATACCAAGAcgttattaataaattgcAATGGAATCATATAGCGTTGGGGCCAAACACAGGAGAATACTTGGTTGCTTCTCCTCATGGGTCTACTGCGCGTGATCTTTATCTATGGGAAACAACCACAGGATCATTGGTTCGTGTTTTAGAGGGAGCTGCTGATGAAGAGTTACTATGTATTGATTGGAACTATTATAACATGTGCATAGCTAGCAACAGTCTTGAATCtggaaatatatatatatggtCTATTATAGTCCCACCAAAGTGGAGTGCATTGGCGCCTGACTTTGAGGAAATTGACGAAAACGTTGTATATATTGAGAAAGAAGACGAATTTGATGATATTGTTGATGTTGATGAAGAGAAAAGACAACAATGGAATAAAGAACAAGACATTGATTTGATCACCAGGGAAAGATACGATGTCCGTGGCAACGATCTTGGCGTCGAGAAATTTGTTATACCAGTGGATTATACCgatataataatgatgttGCATCCATCTAACAGAGGGGATTAA
- the ERP1 gene encoding Erp1p (similar to Saccharomyces cerevisiae YAR002C-A | ERP1 | Emp24p/Erv25p Related Protein (paralog of YGL002W | ERP6)), protein MKLLLSQLTILLLVLVQQTSAFYLYVTGSDRKCFSKELSKDTLLSGAYSLQVYNSDSQTYRDVIGDEISLVIDVEEVFDDNHRVVHQTGSAVGDFTFVALDSGEHKICFQPQSGGWLAKTKSKLDIQFEIGSKLELDSKKKGTVANLHAKVNILNAKVSEIKREQALVRERESIFRDKSESVNARVAWWSIIQLIVLAVTCVWQLRHLRTFFVKQKIL, encoded by the coding sequence ATgaagttattattgtcacAATTAACTATTCTCTTACTGGTTTTAGTTCAACAGACTTCcgctttttatttatatgtcACAGGAAGTGATCGTAAGTGTTTTAGTAAAGAACTTTCAAAAGACACTCTATTATCAGGAGCTTATTCTTTACAAGTTTACAATTCAGATTCACAGACCTATAGAGATGTTATTGGAGATGAAATCAGTCTTGTTATTGATGTGGAAGAAGTTTTTGATGATAATCACAGAGTTGTTCATCAAACGGGTTCTGCTGTTGGTGATTTTACATTTGTTGCATTGGATTCTGGTGAACACAAGATTTGTTTCCAACCGCAATCCGGCGGCTGGTTGGCCAAGACTAAATCTAAATTGGATATTCAATTTGAGATTGGTTCTAAATTAGAATTGGATTCTAAAAAGAAGGGAACCGTTGCTAACTTGCATGCTAaagttaatattttaaatgctAAAGTATCAGAAATTAAGAGGGAACAAGCTTTGGTTAGGGAACGTGAGTCTATTTTTAGAGACAAATCGGAATCTGTTAACGCCCGTGTTGCTTGGTGGTCTATCATTCAATTGATTGTACTAGCGGTTACCTGTGTCTGGCAATTGAGGCATTTACGTACCTTCTTtgttaaacaaaaaattttgtag
- the VPS8 gene encoding CORVET complex membrane-binding subunit VPS8 (similar to Saccharomyces cerevisiae YAL002W | VPS8 | Vacuolar Protein Sorting), protein MFDISFKSNWEDKYLLKQDDTDSEQQSCQANSNHLLSMDNDEQYSLPITTKWVDLAKVYENMYGILEFPPPTTIFTSSRCIALGTSKGHVLIYNYSQFITHVLVPEDQEFRSPITMINLSHDGTYLAAACKSGDIFLWDLNRPPEPTSREESFEKILSILHIVEHRNSEILSLEFLSNKHTGIVVSDNKFRMLYHKGFRNGLWKLKYTTAEIPTESQNLGNDRILVTKALPFPYKIRGECIEDIVAILDLNSVKILSFKKANLILFYKTFDTPMRSVGDLLWNIEDDGGKSLYVSRDSSVYLFKFAVDETSLGSGFTLKSTKKFEHAECVEKLSLINKYMVSLLTSSGKIELLDMYLCDPAKIASRIDIAKFYLLQPLKLCVSSINSQIALLTNSSLKMAKFNTWSETILSCLQQGNMSMALQILMELSSENCTSFRMILKLDNDPRIIKKELNRTFESLSLAIIDHLSKQDINDSDRSHSTAQLDKIFGEIIEIDSKLNPREMPIIEHLTEKELSDEMETVFLSKLVTFLEHGSLNKVFLPPLTVKKIINYYVGGMNTKDTNLAHILSCLVFKLDPVCYDIDQLIKCLNKIGAWDLILYFWPNVFNDFVSPFIELLSELVSPRGTFFKGASHEELQYLLFQYLYYSLSGLRFPNSQTLTEEEATTVKTALYGVIFNGSTIRWPQASNEKLCVFSKDYGEHEPAYPYFKFLLQLDPLKCLALLNCLFEDSYFNGMDSSEFGTTESRQTIIDILLGIVNSSEDLDENIAKLISVFISTNYPKYQQFIRISTRNCHVLIKNLCKNNIYKQDSELGVECLLSMKKVHFDLEKYIPIFSEKGFTRVLFSIYRSEHKYVNCLKLYFQLDSPNVFGVHLIPLLEEAFLYLNTDPIEKQLLIDSLLVNFAKCISVNASQFAVVLCKYCPSACAHITKTLEPISDDDKIKFLRKVLEYEGVSIISNKLLSLYIQSLCKDSKYEKELNVVLSSMDLKTTDIKELFDILKEHQKYTCLFDVMFKLHFYPKIIDESEICFKDYFGDEKSCSTLSKDILERLYSRGLAACIEACSMELWSRFLLIFFSAYHMLGVTDICTEEKRNFCMEAIQQIILTLSLNGENETIDKGTEQITEGVLDKKNLMLTSVLTKVLENSEFILSKISKVRPILQSIFINYTIEQISAQLILRIFNSDSKILTDNYQRYSLKGWMLLNRECFACGEVLYGPDIDREVIINWLKTEGQKLTAKDEILQSEDLDLIVFHCLHGFHKQCLKKLGQNNGKYKCLQCIP, encoded by the coding sequence ATGTTTGATATTTCCTTCAAATCCAATTGGGAAGACAAATATCTACTCAAACAAGACGATACAGACTCTGAACAACAATCATGTCAGGCAAACAGCAATCACCTTCTTTCAATGGATAATGATGAACAGTATTCTTTGCCAATAACTACAAAATGGGTAGACCTAGCAAAAGTTTATGAAAACATGTATGGCATACTAGAATTCCCACCACCAACAACTATATTCACTTCAAGCAGATGTATCGCACTGGGAACCAGTAAAGGCCATGTTttgatttataattatagtCAATTCATCACACACGTATTAGTTCCAGAAGATCAAGAGTTTAGGTCACCAATCACAATGATTAACTTATCGCACGATGGAACTTATTTAGCAGCTGCCTGCAAGTCCggtgatatatttttatgggATTTGAACCGGCCACCCGAACCCACTTCAAGAGAAGAATCCTTTGAGAAAATACTCTCTATCCTTCATATTGTTGAACATAGAAACTCTGAAATTCTTAGTCTAGAATTTTTATCGAATAAGCATACCGGAATTGTTGTGAGcgataataaatttagGATGTTGTATCACAAAGGGTTCAGAAATGGGTTGTGGAAGTTAAAATACACCACCGCAGAAATCCCTACCGAGTCTCAAAATCTAGGTAATGACCGCATACTTGTAACGAAAGCACTACCCTTTCCCTATAAAATAAGGGGCGAGTGTATCGAAGATATTGTAGCAATATTGGATTTAAACAGTGTGAAGATACTTTCTTTCAAGAAAGCGAACTTGATACTATTTTATAAGACTTTTGATACCCCAATGCGGTCGGTTGGTGATTTGCTATGGAACATCGAAGATGATGGCGGTAAGTCTTTGTATGTCTCAAGAGATTCCTCAgtttatctttttaaatttgcaGTTGATGAAACGAGCCTTGGATCTGGATTTACTTTAAAATCAACGAAAAAGTTTGAGCATGCGGAGTGTGTTGAAAAATTGTccttaataaataaatacatgGTATCTTTGTTAACCAGCTCGGGAAAAATTGAGTTGCTAGACATGTATTTGTGTGATCCAGCAAAAATAGCTAGCCGCATTGATATAGcaaaattttatcttttacaGCCGTTAAAGCTTTGTGTTTCATCTATTAACTCCCAAATTGCATTGTTAACAAATTCTTCATTAAAGATGGCAAAGTTCAATACGTGGTCCGAGACTATTTTAAGTTGTTTGCAACAAGGGAACATGTCAATGGCTTTACAAATACTAATGGAACTTTCCAGTGAGAATTGCACATCTTTTAGAATGATCCTAAAATTAGATAACGACCCtcgaataataaaaaaagaactaaATAGAACGTTTGAGTCACTTTCTTTGGCTATAATAGACCATCTCTCAAAACAAGATATAAATGATTCTGACCGTAGTCATAGCACTGCCCAGTTAGACAAGATTTTTGGTGAAATTATAGAAATAGATTCCAAATTAAATCCTAGAGAAATGCCTATTATTGAGCACTTAACTGAAAAAGAACTGAGTGACGAAATGGAGACCGTGTTTTTATCTAAACTTGTGACGTTCCTAGAACATGGCAGCCTTAACAAAGTTTTTCTTCCACCTTTGactgttaaaaaaattataaactATTATGTAGGTGGTATGAACACAAAAGACACTAACCTGGCCCATATCCTTTCATGTCTAGTTTTCAAACTTGATCCCGTATGCTATGACATAGACCAATTGATCAAatgtttaaataaaataggtGCTTGGGATTTGATCTTGTATTTCTGGCCCAATGTTTTTAACGACTTTGTGTCTCCGTTCATTGAACTGCTATCAGAATTGGTTAGCCCAAGGGGCACATTCTTCAAAGGGGCCAGCCACGAAGAACTTCAATACTTACTTTTccaatatctttattattcacTAAGCGGGCTAAGGTTTCCTAACAGTCAGACGCTTACAGAAGAAGAGGCCACTACTGTTAAAACAGCCTTGTATGGTGTTATATTTAATGGATCAACAATACGTTGGCCACAAGCCAGCAACGAAAAGTTGTGTGTCTTTTCCAAAGACTATGGTGAGCATGAGCCTGCTTATCCCTATTTCAAGTTTTTACTCCAGCTGGACCCATTGAAATGTTTAGCTTTGTTGAACTGTCTATTTGAAGACTCTTATTTTAACGGAATGGACAGTAGCGAATTTGGGACAACTGAAAGCAGACAAACAATCATTGACATTCTTTTGGGGATTGTTAATTCAAGTGAAGATTTGGATGAAAATATTGCAAAGTTGATAAGTGTTTTCATCTCAACCAATTACCcaaaatatcaacaatttATTAGAATATCAACAAGAAATTGCCATGTCTTGATAAAAAATCTTTGCAAGAACAACATCTATAAACAGGACTCTGAACTAGGTGTAGAATGTTTGTTGTCGATGAAAAAGGTGCATTTTGATTTGGAGAAGTATATCCCCATTTTTTCAGAAAAAGGGTTTACCAGGGTGTTGTTTAGCATCTATAGAAGTGAACACAAATATGTGaattgtttaaaattatactTCCAGCTGGATTCCCCCAATGTTTTTGGTGTCCATTTGATCCCTCTTCTCGAAGAGgcttttttgtatttaaacACCGATCCCattgaaaaacaattattgaTAGACTCGCTTTTAGTAAACTTTGCAAAGTGTATCTCGGTTAATGCATCTCAGTTTGCTGTTGTATTGTGTAAATACTGTCCTTCTGCTTGTGCCCACATAACAAAAACCCTAGAACCAATaagtgatgatgataaaattaaGTTTTTACGAAAAGTTTTGGAATATGAGGGTGTATCAATAATAAGTAATAAACTGTTGAGTCTGTACATCCAGTCCCTTTGTAAGGAttcaaaatatgaaaaagaaCTAAATGTTGTTTTATCGTCGATGGACCTGAAAACAACAGATATTAAAGAACTATTTGACATTTTAAAAGAGCACCAAAAATACACCTGTCTATTTGATGTGATGTTTAAGCTGCATTTTTATCCCAAAATAATCGACGAGTCGGAGATTTGTTTCAAGGATTATTTCGGTGACGAAAAAAGTTGTTCGACACTTAGCAAGGATATTTTGGAAAGGCTTTATTCCAGGGGACTAGCTGCTTGCATAGAAGCTTGCAGTATGGAGCTATGGTCTcgatttcttttaattttcttttctgcTTACCATATGCTAGGAGTAACTGACATCTGTactgaagaaaaaaggaattttTGTATGGAAGCAATTCAACAAATCATATTGACATTATCTCTGAATGGGGAGAATGAAACCATCGATAAGGGAACAGAACAAATAACCGAAGGTGTActggataaaaaaaatcttatGTTGACCTCTGTTTTGACAAAAGTGCTAGAAAATAGTGagtttattttatccaaGATTTCAAAAGTCAGACCAATTCTAcaaagtatttttattaattataca